The segment GCAATGGCCTGGAGCGTTTTGCCCAGCCCCATCTCGTCAGCGAGGATTCCGCCGCCTCCGACCTCGTGAACGGTCGGGATCCAGGCGGCACCGTGCACTTGATAGGGCCTGGGCGTGAAGGCCGAGGCACGCTGGAGCAGATGGTTCTGCAGGTGCAGGCTGGCGCGGAGTGCGTCAGCGGCACCGTGTGCCGTCGACACGCTCGACCCGCCTGCGTTGGGAACCGCGTGCGCCGCAGGCGGGAGTGCATCGACGAGCGCTGAGGGAAGTCCGCTCACGTCGGGGTTCTGCTCGACGTGGTTCAGAATCGCCAACCATCCGCGTGCCGATGGACCTTCCGCAGAGCTGGTTGCGCTTCGGAGCTCGCCAGGGTTCGCTGCGACGAGGTGCGCGCCAACGGTGCGCACGGCGATCGTTCCGTCCGCGCCGGGGACCGCAAGCTCGACGGGAGTGGACTCTCCGACAGGCGTCGCCCCCGGTGTGCTGTGCCAGACGGCGAAACAGTGACGGTGCGGCAGGTAGGTGACGTGCGGAGCTGAGTCTGTGTCGGCGGTCGAAAGCATGCACTCTCCGGCGAAGTTCGCTGCCTCGGCCAGGTCCGAGGCTGCTAACACCGTACGCCGTCCGGTTGGTTTTCGCTGCATCCGATCGCGTTTGACAATTCCCAAAAATGCTGTCCTACAGCGCTATCGAGCATCATCCCGCGTGATGGATCGGATCAGGATTGCTCTCGAGAACACCACCACGTCGTACGGCCGCCCACCGTTCCGCGAGCCATCGGCGCACCACATCGGGGGCACGCCGCATCGGTTTTCCGGAACGGAATGATCTCTCCGGTGTGTACCCCACCCTTCTTTATCGCTGATCGGATCGCGCGGCGCAGAACAACGCGCAGTTCGTCGAGCTCCTCCGTTGTGAGCGACTTGGCTCGCCTGGACGGGGATTGCTCGCTCTGCCAGAGCACCTCGTCGGCCAGTAGGTTGCCGACTCCCGCTATCGCGGCTTGGTCGAGCAGTCGTGCCTTGAGAGGTGCACCGCTGGAACCGATTCGGTGGCGGAAGTCGTCGCGACCGATCGCCGCGGCGTCCGGACCGAGAGCGTCGATGTCGGGTTCGAGTCGAACCCGGCCGAGGCGGCGCTTGTCGAACAGTCGGAGCTGCCCCCCGTCGTCGAACGTCATGGAGAAGCGCGTCCACTCCGGCTTGTCGGTCGGGCGCTCACCGACATGAGGATCGCCGCCTCCGTACTGCGAGGTGCGCTCACCGTCGGGAGCGGTGACGATGACGCGTCCACCCATGCCGAGGTGAATGCCCAACGTCGGGCCGCTCGAGCCGTCGGCCGTGACGGTTTCGCACCACATCGCCTTGCCGCGTCGACGCGCCTCGGTGAGTTTCCCGCCCGTCAGGGCACGGGCAATATCGCCTGGCATGTGCGGTCGGCACTCGAACGTGTCGGTGTCGTCGATGTCGACGATGACGCGACCGAGAGCCTTTTCGACGACCTGTCGGGCGTTTTCCACTTCGGGTAGTTCCGGCATTCATCCGGTGTACCCGATTCGTGGGCACTATGCGCGGGTGCCGTCAACGGTCGTTCGACGCGTTCGTGTCACCCTTCAGGCATCAGTGGACCCAGTTCGGCGTCGAGCACCTTCTGTACGACGCGCATCGCCGCCAGCGCAGCAGGCGCGCCGCAGTACCCCGCTGTATGGACGACGGTTTCGGTGATCTCGGTTCGGGTGAGGCCGTTGCGGAGAGCTCCACGCACGTGTCCTGCGAGTTCCTCGTGGGCGCGCAACGCGATGAGGATTCCGAGGTTGAGCAGGCTCCGGCTGCGGTGATCGAGACCGGGACGCGTCCACACGCCGCCCCACACGGTGTCGGTGACGAAGTCTTGCAGTGCAGCGGAGTCAGTGCTGGAGGCATTGGCGAACGCTTTGTCGACGTACTCTTCGCCCATCACGTTCCGACGGACCTCGAGTCCGTCCTCGAAGCGCGGTCCCCTGTTCCGATTGGTCGCTTCGTCGTCGATCATGGTGTTCCCTCTCCGTCGTCTGCGTTGTCGACAGATCATGGCAGGGGGTTTCAGTGGAACAGAAGGCGGAGGGGAGCTCGGCTAGGGTTCGATCTGTTCGGTGTTCGTGCGTGGTTCACCGTGATCGGGTGGGGTGATCCCACTTTCGCGCGGCGCGCCCATGTAGGCCGATCCTCCGACAGCACTGTCGATTCCGTGGAAGCGACCGCGCCGCATGCGCGAGCGAAGTATGCGCGCGATGACAACGAAGACACCCAGAACGACGGCGAACCCGGCGATTACGGCAACCAGCGCCAACGATGTGTCCATAGCAGTCTCCGATCCTCACCGTCGTAAACCCGACCGGTCGCTATCGATTATCGGGCATGGGAGCGACTCCGGGGGACGAAACCAGGACACACGGTGTCGGTCGATCTGCTCAGCGCGGAGAAACCGGCCCACCGTCACGGTCGTCGCGCGAAGGCGGTGTGTCGTCGGAGGCTTGTTCTGCGCGCGTTGCTTCGAGGAACAGCTGAAGAAAGGAAGAATGCGCGCCTCGTTCTTGCGCCGTACTTCCCTCTCGGGGGTCTTCCGATGCCCTCGACATAGCGATTCGCTCTCCTCCCGTGTCCGCGAACAACAGTCTCAGATTCTGAATAGTTAAGCAACTGAGACAGTAAGTACAATCCGTGGCACGAAAGAAGGAGGTGGCGATCGAGCAACTTTCAGCGGTGTCCGTGGGCGGCGAGGGTGCCCAGAAGCTGCAGCGCAAGGAGAGCTTCGTCGTCGAGATGGGGGTCCGGTCGCGGTGCAACTCGCGCTCGTCGGCATCGAGAGTGGCCGGAGCGTGCATCGCGGCCGAGCCTTCGAATGAAGGTTACGTTCCAGCGGCGGTAGGCGGTTCGATCAGCATTCTCTTGATCACCTTGCCGGTCGCGGTTCGGGGCAGTTCGTCGAGGAACGTGATGTCGCGAGGAACGCAGAAGCGGCTCAACCGATTTCGGATGTAGGCGCGCACCATGTCCGCGTCGAGGCCTGCCGATCCGCGGCCGACGACGAAGGCGGCCAAACGCTGCCCGTATTCAGGGTCGGGCACACCGACGACCGCGACCTCGCCGACCTGAGGAAGATTGGCGATGGCATCCTCGACGGGGCCGGGAAAGACGTTCTCGCCTCCGGAGATGATCATCTCGTCGTCCCTGCCACAGACGAACAGCCGTCCGTTGCAGTCGATGTACCCGAGATCGCCGGTGTCCATCAGGGCAGCTCCGCGGGCGGACGCCGTCGACGGCGGTTCGGCGTTGGTGTAGCCGTCGAACAACATGTCGTTGCCGACGAATATTCGGCCGAGGGTTCCGACCGGAACGGCAGTACCGTTCGCGTCGAGCACGGCGACCGTCGTACCCAGGGGAGGGCGGCCGGCGGTGGCGGGGGCTGCGCGCAGGTCTGCGGGGGTCGCGATCGTGGCCCACGAGACCTCGGTGGAACCGTAGAAGTTGTAGAGGACGTCACCGAAGACATCCATGAAACGGCTGACGGTCGATCCGGTCAATGCCGACCCACTGCACGCGACGACCCGCAGGCTCGAGGTGTCGTACCGTGCTCGAACCTCGTCGGGCAGGTCGAGTATCCGCTGCAGCATGATCGGAACCGCGATCAACGAGGTACATCTGTGCGCCTCGATCGCACGCAGACAGTCCTCTGGATCGAATCGATCCTGGAGAACCACCGTGGCGCGCAACGGAGTGCTGATCTGCAGTGCCGCCAGCCCCCAGCTGTGGAACATCGGTGCCGCGATCAACATCCTCTCGTTCATCCGAAGGGGCATGCGCGACAGCATGGCTGCCACTGTTCCGAAGCCCTTCGGCGTGGGACGAACCGCACCTTTGGGTGACCCGCTGGTTCCGGAGGTCAGCACGACCACCGACCCGGGGCGATCCGGCCTCGCGAACGTGGCGGACGGTGCTGCGACGAAGTGTTCGAGGGTGCGCCGACGCGGAACGGCGGTATGGGACGACAGGCTCACACGGGTGACGTTCTCGGGCAGGTAGCGCACCATCGAGTCGAACTCGTCGTCGACGAACAGCATTCGGAGCTGGTGGCGGGCGGCGATCGTCTCGATCTGGCGGGCAGCGAGACCGGTGTTGAGAAGGACCACCTCGACTCCGAGCATGCCGCACGCGACGGTGCACTCGATCATCGCCGAGTGGTTGCGGGCCAGAATTCCGACGGTACTTCCCGGACTGATTCCGGACGCGTCGAGACCTGCCGCGATACGGTGCGATCGGTGGTGGATCTCTGCGAAGGTCCGGGTCCCTCGGTCGTCGATCAAGGCGATCTCGTTCGGGGACTTCGCTGCAGCGGCTGCGAAACCACCGCCCAGAGTGAAGCCCCACTTCGCCAGTGAGTTCAGCTGCCTGTACGCGCGGTCGGGACGTGCAGCACGAATGACGCCGGTTCCCACCATCGTCTTCATGATCGCCAGCGGTAGCGACCGCGAATCCCCGGTGTTGGTCACGATCGACGTCGAGGTGCCGGACAGGGAGTTCTCCAGTCGGCGCAGACCGCCCATGACCCAATCGACGACGGCGCGGTTGTGCTCGGGCTGGGGTGAGTAGGACCCGCCGAGCCCCGCTCTGAACACGGTGACATCGATCTTCGTCTCGCCGGCCGAGCGCGCAGTGAGGGTGAACCTGACGAATCCGCCGGACTCGACATGCTCGATGGTGATGATCGGCCGGTTTCGTCTGTTCACCACCAGGTCGAGGGCGTGCTCGACACCGTTGACTCCGCACAGGTAACCGGCCGTGGATTCACGGAGCATGCAGTGGTCGAGCCCGGGGAAGTAGCGTGGGAACAACTCGACCGCGCTCAAGACTCCGCACACCTGCTCGATGTCGTGTGCGAAGACCGTGCTGCAGTCGATGACGTCCGAGACCATGCCCCACCCCCCGTACCTTGCCGAGTCGACAGCAACGCCGACACAGCACCGACCAGGGGATGGCGGCGCGCACCTGGAACGGGTCATCCGCCTGGATGAAGTCGTCATCGTAAACCCGGCGCACGGTTGTGTGCACGAAATCGGCCGAAGTCGGTCTCGAATTGCTGTTTTCTTCTGTAGTGAGCGTCAGAACTGAATGCCGAGCGACCACGCGAAGACGGTATATGCGGCGATGGTGATCAGTGAGATCGCGATCAGATTGAGCCAGAAGCCGCCTCGCATCATCTGGCCGATCGTGATGTAGCCACTGGCGTAGGACACCGCGTTCGGCGGAGTCGCCACGGGCAACATGAACGCGCAGGTGGCCGCAAGCGCTACGGGGACGGTCAGGACCAAAACATCGATGTTCATGCCCATCGCGACGCCACCTGCGACCGGTAGGAACGTCGCGGCCGTCGCGGTATTGCTGGTGATTTCGGTCAGGAAGATGATCGCGGCCGTGGCGACGACGACCAACATGACCACCGGAATGGTGTCGAGGCCACCTGCAACGCTCCCGATCCACTCCGTCAGGCCACTGGACTCGAATTGGGCCGACAGGGCGAGCCCACCGCCGAACAGCAGCAACACGCCCCAGGGCAGCTTGACGGCGGTCTCCCAGTCGATCAGGCGGACGCCCTTCTTGCTTCCGCTGGGCAGCAGAAACAGCAGCAGTGCTGCTGTCATGGCGATCCCGGTGTCGGAGATCGGGGCATCGTCGAAGATCAGCGGAACACCCACCCACGACACGGCCGCCAGGCAGAAGATGATCGCGACCCGGATCTCGCCCTGCGACATCCTGCCCAGGGCGTCGAGTTCACCTCTGATCAGCTGTTTGCCCCCGGGGATGTCGTCGATCTCCGGCTTGAACATCACGTGGGTCAACAGGAACCAGGCGATCACGAGCAGGATCACGGCGAGCGGAACGCCGGCGATCATCCACTGGAGGAACCCGATCGTGATTCCCTGCCCCTCCAGGTAACCCACCAGCAGGGTGTTGGGTGGAGTGCCGATGATGGTTCCGAGCGAGCCGATCGACGCCGCATAGGCGATGCCGAGCATCAGCGCGGTGCCGAAGTTGCTTTTGATGATGGCCTGAGTGATGTTCTCGGCGTCTGCGGTCGTTTCACCGTCGGAGCCGGGAACAGCTCCGGCCTTCTTGCCGATGTCGAGTACCAGGACGAGGACCGAGACTCCGATGGGAATCATCATCACGGCGGTGGCGGTGTTCGAAACCCACATCGACAGAAAGCCTGTCGCAATCATGAACCCGGCGATCACCATCGTGGGCTTCGTGCCCATGGCGTTGACCGTCAGCAGCGCGATGCGGCGATGCAGATTCCACCGTTGCATGGCCAGTGCCAACAGGAATCCGCCCATGAACAGAAAGATGATGTTGTTGCCGTACGAAGCACCGACGTCGTTGACGGCGACGCCGGAATCGAAGACCGGAAAGATGACGAGGGGCAGCAGCGCGGTCGCTGGGATGGGCACCGCCTCCGTCATCCACCAGATGCCCATCAATACCGCGGTGCCTGCGGTCAACCGTGCCGGATGCGCTACGTCGTCGGGGAGAACCAGGTACACGAGAATTGCCAACAGGATTCCTGCGCCGAGCCCGACCCATTGACGTTTGCGGCGACCGGGTTGAACTTCCTCTTCGCGTTCTCCGGCCGATCTCTGATCCACTTCGTCGAAGTCGTGGCCTTCGGATGAGCGCCCGGCCTTCTCCTCGTCGCCGACCTGCGTCATGGAACCTCCTCGGTGTGGACGTTTTCATCACCCTAACGCGTGAATTGTCCAGAAGGTCCGAATCGAACAGCGTCGACGTCTGCGTCGCCTACCGGGCGATGTCGGGCTTGTTCGCGGCCGAATCGTTGTCCAGCACCGGATCCCACACGTCGCCGGGTAGGTCGCCCGGTAGATAGCTGTTGCCGCGTCCGACGAATTTGTCGTCGCGACCTTCGCGCCGCATGGCCTCGAAGTCTGCCAGCGCGCCGAAGGCCCATTTGCCCAACAGCGCAATGGCTACCAGGTTCACGGTTGCCATCGCAGCCATGGCGACGTCCGCCAGCGCCCACACCGTCGTCAGCGCGGACAAGGAGCCGAAGCCGATGGCCGCAAGGACGATGGTGCGCAACAGGTTCAGCAATTTGCCCTCGACTCCGAGGAAGTTGAGGTTGATCTCGGCGTACGAATAATTGCCGAGGATCGAAGAGAACGCGAACGTGAAGATCAACAGTGTCATCGGAATCGCCGTCCAGGTCCCCAACTGAGCGGAGATCGAGTCCTGAGTCAGAACCGCGCCGGCCACCCCGCTCGGGTTGCTGATGTCGTACACACCCGAGACCAGGATGATGAACGCTGTCGCACTGCAGATGACGATGGTGTCGAAGAAGACTCCGAGCGACTGGATCAGACCCTGCTTCACCGGATGGGACACCGTTGCGGTCGCAGCGGCGTTGGGTGCGCTGCCCATGCCTGCCTCGTTGGAGAACAGGCCACGCTTGACGCCGTTGAGCATGGCGGCCAAGATTCCGCCCGTCGTCCCGCCGATCGCCTCGTTCAGGCCGAATGCGCTCGAGACGATCTGACCGAAGACCGTCGGGATCTCGCCGATGTTCATCGCCACGATCACCAGCGCGAGCAGCACATACACCAGCGCCATGACGGGGAGGAGGTATTCGGCCACCCGCGCGATTCGCCGGACGCCACCGAAGAGGATCGGAGCAGACAGCACCACCAGGAAGACCGCGATCCAGCCCGCATCGATGTTCATCGTGGACGAGAACGATTCGGTGATGGTGTTCGCCTGAACCATGTTGAACGCGAAGCCGAAAGCAAAGATCAGCAGGCACGCGAAGACGATTCCCCATCGACGCGAACCCAGACCCAATTGGATGTAGTAGGCGGGACCGCCCCGGAAGCTGCCGTCGGGATTGCGCACCTTGTACATCTGCGCCAGAGTCGCCTCGATGAACGCCGTCGCCATGCCGACCACTGCGACCAGCCACATCCAGAAGATTGCGCCCGGTCCGCCGAGAGTGATCGCGATGGCGACGCCTGCGATGTTTCCCGTACCCACTCGGGACGCCAGGCCGACACAGAAGGCCTGGAACGCCGAGATGCCGCCCTCGGCGTTCGACCGAGATCCGCCGATTGCCTTGAACATCGACGGAAGAAGTCGAACTTGAACGAATTTGGTGCGGACGGTGAAGTACAGCCCGACGCCGATCAACAAGTAGATGAGGAAGACGCTGTAAAGACGATCTGCCAAGAAGTCGATTATCGAACTGACGGTATCCACGGTGCCATCCTGGAGTGCTCGGTGTGTGGGTGCGTCGACAGCACATTACTCGCAGATGGCCGAAAGTTTGCACCGAACAAAGACGCACGGGTGCAGTTCCGTGCATGCTGTCAGTGCTCGGCAGGACCCCAGATGTCGCCGAACGGTATCGAACGCCCCAGAATGCGTTCTGCTGCACGGTGTCCCGATTTCAAGGCTGCGGTGACCGTTGCCGGGTCATCGGTCCAGGTCGCTTCACCGGCGAGGTGAAGTACATCGCCGATCGGAGTGGCCAGGTCGTCGTGATCTCGCGTACGTGAACCCACCGTCATGTACGAGTACGAACCGTAGGAGAACGGATCGTCCTGCCAGCGAGTGACATACACACGGTCCGGTGTAACGACACGGTCGCCGTACAGACCACGCAGTGCTTCGAGAACCGAGTCCGCGATGCGCTCGTCCGACCAGTGCCGAGTCTGCTGCGCGCATGCGCCCGCTGCGAAAGTCAGAAGCGTCGGACGTCCCAGCGGCATGCTCACGTCATACCAGGAGTGCCACCAGTGCCCGGCTTCGCCCTGCTGCCTTACGGCATAGACGTTCTCGTCCCAGAACTTGGTGGGGAACCTGAGGAACACCTTCTCGAACGCGTTCATCTCCAGTCGTTTCAGTGCGCCCGAAACAGGTTCCGGCAGTGGGGGTTTAACAGTGAATGGCGGCGACTTCAGTACTCCGATCGGCACCGTCACCACAGCGCGCTCTGCCGAGAACGTCCCGGCCCCGGTATCGACCAGCACTCCGTCTCGACCCCAACGGACCTGCGTCACCGCGTGTTCGAGCCGGATGTCGAGTCCCTCGGCCAGCCGAACGGCCAATTCGTCGTAACCGTCCGGGAACACGACTTCGTCGCCCTCGATGGCGTCGTCGTCCAAACCGTGCGCGTCGAGGAGATCCTTTCCTACCCCCAACTGTTCCTCGGCCCGATGTCCGAGGAACTCGCGAACTCGCTCGAGTCGGTCCTCGTTCCAATCCAATTGCGTCAGAGTAGCTTCCATCGCGTCACCGAACGAGGTTCCCGGGGACGACTTCGCGATCGTCGTGGCGAACAGTTCGTCGAAGTGGTGAACGTCGGCACCGAACTGTGCGGCCGCCTGCTCGCTCAACCTGGTCCCGGTGGGGGAGTAGTACGCGATGGGCCTGCCGTCCGGCTGGTAGCTACCGACGGTGAATTCGACGGTCCGCATTCCGAAAGCGTGCACGGCATCGGCGAGAGGGTTGTCGTCTGTTCCATGAATCCAGGACGCACCGACGTCGAGGGTGCTGTCGTCGGTGCGCATCGTCCAGACCCGACCGCCCACGCGATCTCTGGCCTCGAGAACGACGACGCGCTGACCGGCGCGATGTAGAAGTGTCGCAACGACCAAGCCGGAAATACCTGCGCCCACCACGAGGGTATCGACGTGTGTCACCGTCACTCCTTTCCGTCGACGGCCGTGGGGTCAGTTCCCTCGGCCGGAATTGCCGTTGCCACTGTTGCCGTTGCCGTTGCTGTTTCCGTTTCCCGAGTTGCCGTTGCCGGAGTTTCCGTTTCCGTTCCCCGAATTGCCGTTGCTGTTACCCGGCGGTAGCGGGGCCGGCGCAGCG is part of the Rhodococcus sp. SBT000017 genome and harbors:
- a CDS encoding Fpg/Nei family DNA glycosylase; translated protein: MPELPEVENARQVVEKALGRVIVDIDDTDTFECRPHMPGDIARALTGGKLTEARRRGKAMWCETVTADGSSGPTLGIHLGMGGRVIVTAPDGERTSQYGGGDPHVGERPTDKPEWTRFSMTFDDGGQLRLFDKRRLGRVRLEPDIDALGPDAAAIGRDDFRHRIGSSGAPLKARLLDQAAIAGVGNLLADEVLWQSEQSPSRRAKSLTTEELDELRVVLRRAIRSAIKKGGVHTGEIIPFRKTDAACPRCGAPMARGTVGGRTTWWCSREQS
- a CDS encoding carboxymuconolactone decarboxylase family protein, yielding MIDDEATNRNRGPRFEDGLEVRRNVMGEEYVDKAFANASSTDSAALQDFVTDTVWGGVWTRPGLDHRSRSLLNLGILIALRAHEELAGHVRGALRNGLTRTEITETVVHTAGYCGAPAALAAMRVVQKVLDAELGPLMPEG
- a CDS encoding AMP-binding protein; translation: MVSDVIDCSTVFAHDIEQVCGVLSAVELFPRYFPGLDHCMLRESTAGYLCGVNGVEHALDLVVNRRNRPIITIEHVESGGFVRFTLTARSAGETKIDVTVFRAGLGGSYSPQPEHNRAVVDWVMGGLRRLENSLSGTSTSIVTNTGDSRSLPLAIMKTMVGTGVIRAARPDRAYRQLNSLAKWGFTLGGGFAAAAAKSPNEIALIDDRGTRTFAEIHHRSHRIAAGLDASGISPGSTVGILARNHSAMIECTVACGMLGVEVVLLNTGLAARQIETIAARHQLRMLFVDDEFDSMVRYLPENVTRVSLSSHTAVPRRRTLEHFVAAPSATFARPDRPGSVVVLTSGTSGSPKGAVRPTPKGFGTVAAMLSRMPLRMNERMLIAAPMFHSWGLAALQISTPLRATVVLQDRFDPEDCLRAIEAHRCTSLIAVPIMLQRILDLPDEVRARYDTSSLRVVACSGSALTGSTVSRFMDVFGDVLYNFYGSTEVSWATIATPADLRAAPATAGRPPLGTTVAVLDANGTAVPVGTLGRIFVGNDMLFDGYTNAEPPSTASARGAALMDTGDLGYIDCNGRLFVCGRDDEMIISGGENVFPGPVEDAIANLPQVGEVAVVGVPDPEYGQRLAAFVVGRGSAGLDADMVRAYIRNRLSRFCVPRDITFLDELPRTATGKVIKRMLIEPPTAAGT
- a CDS encoding DASS family sodium-coupled anion symporter, with translation MTQVGDEEKAGRSSEGHDFDEVDQRSAGEREEEVQPGRRKRQWVGLGAGILLAILVYLVLPDDVAHPARLTAGTAVLMGIWWMTEAVPIPATALLPLVIFPVFDSGVAVNDVGASYGNNIIFLFMGGFLLALAMQRWNLHRRIALLTVNAMGTKPTMVIAGFMIATGFLSMWVSNTATAVMMIPIGVSVLVLVLDIGKKAGAVPGSDGETTADAENITQAIIKSNFGTALMLGIAYAASIGSLGTIIGTPPNTLLVGYLEGQGITIGFLQWMIAGVPLAVILLVIAWFLLTHVMFKPEIDDIPGGKQLIRGELDALGRMSQGEIRVAIIFCLAAVSWVGVPLIFDDAPISDTGIAMTAALLLFLLPSGSKKGVRLIDWETAVKLPWGVLLLFGGGLALSAQFESSGLTEWIGSVAGGLDTIPVVMLVVVATAAIIFLTEITSNTATAATFLPVAGGVAMGMNIDVLVLTVPVALAATCAFMLPVATPPNAVSYASGYITIGQMMRGGFWLNLIAISLITIAAYTVFAWSLGIQF
- a CDS encoding sodium:alanine symporter family protein codes for the protein MADRLYSVFLIYLLIGVGLYFTVRTKFVQVRLLPSMFKAIGGSRSNAEGGISAFQAFCVGLASRVGTGNIAGVAIAITLGGPGAIFWMWLVAVVGMATAFIEATLAQMYKVRNPDGSFRGGPAYYIQLGLGSRRWGIVFACLLIFAFGFAFNMVQANTITESFSSTMNIDAGWIAVFLVVLSAPILFGGVRRIARVAEYLLPVMALVYVLLALVIVAMNIGEIPTVFGQIVSSAFGLNEAIGGTTGGILAAMLNGVKRGLFSNEAGMGSAPNAAATATVSHPVKQGLIQSLGVFFDTIVICSATAFIILVSGVYDISNPSGVAGAVLTQDSISAQLGTWTAIPMTLLIFTFAFSSILGNYSYAEINLNFLGVEGKLLNLLRTIVLAAIGFGSLSALTTVWALADVAMAAMATVNLVAIALLGKWAFGALADFEAMRREGRDDKFVGRGNSYLPGDLPGDVWDPVLDNDSAANKPDIAR
- a CDS encoding NAD(P)/FAD-dependent oxidoreductase codes for the protein MTHVDTLVVGAGISGLVVATLLHRAGQRVVVLEARDRVGGRVWTMRTDDSTLDVGASWIHGTDDNPLADAVHAFGMRTVEFTVGSYQPDGRPIAYYSPTGTRLSEQAAAQFGADVHHFDELFATTIAKSSPGTSFGDAMEATLTQLDWNEDRLERVREFLGHRAEEQLGVGKDLLDAHGLDDDAIEGDEVVFPDGYDELAVRLAEGLDIRLEHAVTQVRWGRDGVLVDTGAGTFSAERAVVTVPIGVLKSPPFTVKPPLPEPVSGALKRLEMNAFEKVFLRFPTKFWDENVYAVRQQGEAGHWWHSWYDVSMPLGRPTLLTFAAGACAQQTRHWSDERIADSVLEALRGLYGDRVVTPDRVYVTRWQDDPFSYGSYSYMTVGSRTRDHDDLATPIGDVLHLAGEATWTDDPATVTAALKSGHRAAERILGRSIPFGDIWGPAEH